The following proteins come from a genomic window of Candidatus Neomarinimicrobiota bacterium:
- a CDS encoding HD domain-containing protein, with protein MRDEVLQLWPEIEWIEDTVLRGKVTDCWEYAIENSPLSPEDLRNIPFSLLVEDCKISFMNHKRTAVHLAVEIAKIMQQNFGDEISIDMDTLIAGAILMDVGKLFEYEIVDRKLTTSDSGKILRHPFSGVGIAARFGIPPGVQHIIATHSKEGDFGERTVESIIAHHADFVTFEPFRR; from the coding sequence ATGAGAGACGAAGTGCTGCAGCTATGGCCGGAGATTGAATGGATCGAGGACACCGTGCTCCGGGGGAAAGTTACGGACTGCTGGGAATACGCCATCGAGAACAGTCCTCTTTCGCCGGAAGATCTCAGAAATATCCCTTTCTCTCTTCTGGTCGAGGACTGCAAGATATCTTTCATGAACCATAAGCGAACGGCTGTTCATCTTGCAGTGGAAATCGCCAAAATCATGCAACAGAATTTTGGAGATGAGATCTCCATCGACATGGATACCTTGATCGCCGGGGCCATTCTCATGGACGTGGGAAAGCTATTTGAGTACGAGATAGTTGACAGAAAGCTGACCACGAGTGACTCAGGGAAAATCCTCCGCCATCCCTTTAGCGGGGTAGGCATTGCAGCGCGCTTTGGGATTCCGCCCGGAGTCCAGCACATCATCGCCACGCACTCAAAGGAAGGTGATTTCGGGGAAAGAACCGTTGAGAGCATCATCGCCCATCACGCGGATTTCGTCACCTTTGAACCGTTTAGGAGATGA
- a CDS encoding four helix bundle protein: MEVWQMAKDLAVDIHSMTLNELPKFEMFEEGGQIRKSIKSVKSNIAEGYGRRRYKQEFIRFLHFALASNDETLDHLDTLFATQSLKDQSLYDELCSRLEVLGKKLNQFIRSVGESHVSAK; this comes from the coding sequence TTGGAGGTTTGGCAGATGGCAAAAGATTTGGCGGTTGACATTCATTCGATGACCTTAAATGAATTACCCAAATTCGAAATGTTCGAAGAGGGAGGACAAATCAGGAAGTCAATCAAATCGGTTAAATCAAATATCGCGGAAGGGTACGGTAGGCGACGTTACAAACAGGAGTTCATTCGATTTCTACATTTTGCCCTTGCCTCCAATGACGAGACTTTGGATCATCTCGACACGCTTTTTGCTACTCAATCATTGAAAGATCAATCATTGTATGACGAACTGTGTTCGAGGCTCGAAGTATTGGGCAAGAAACTCAATCAATTTATTCGTTCAGTTGGGGAATCTCATGTCAGTGCCAAGTAA
- a CDS encoding isocitrate/isopropylmalate dehydrogenase family protein, translating to MAEYRIAWLPGDGVGHDVMECARLILDTMNFDGEYIHGDIGWEFWKSEGNAFPDRTKTLMRETHCALFGAITSKPKDEAAKELSPELKEKGFVYFSPIVQLRQEFNLHTNLRPCKAYPGNSLNYREGIDIAIFRENTEGMYGGVEFFPLPGEVFDALDANHPKMKKFEKFGLNNIALSTRIMTKQACENIAVQAFEYARKSGRRSVTVVDKPNVLRETGGLMIRTAREVSRRYPAIELGETNIDAQCMWLVKNPEDYEVIVAENMFGDILSDLCAQLVGGLGFACSANIGDDYAVFEPTHGSAPKYAGQYKVNPMAMLLSVKMMFEWLGEREKAVGLERAVAEVIAEGKVRTYDMGGSSTSLEVAEEIARKLKGS from the coding sequence ATGGCAGAATATCGGATCGCGTGGCTTCCCGGTGATGGTGTGGGGCACGATGTGATGGAGTGCGCCCGGCTGATTCTGGATACTATGAATTTTGATGGGGAATACATTCATGGGGACATCGGCTGGGAATTCTGGAAGTCCGAAGGAAACGCCTTTCCCGATCGGACGAAAACTCTGATGCGGGAAACACACTGTGCCCTTTTCGGTGCCATTACGTCGAAGCCCAAGGATGAGGCAGCGAAAGAGCTGTCACCGGAACTCAAGGAGAAGGGGTTTGTCTACTTCAGCCCTATCGTGCAGCTGCGACAGGAGTTCAACCTTCACACGAACCTACGCCCCTGCAAAGCCTATCCAGGGAATTCTCTCAACTACCGTGAGGGGATTGACATCGCCATTTTCCGCGAGAACACGGAAGGGATGTATGGAGGTGTGGAATTCTTCCCTCTCCCTGGGGAAGTGTTTGATGCGCTGGACGCGAACCATCCGAAGATGAAAAAGTTTGAAAAGTTTGGACTCAACAACATTGCACTGTCAACTCGCATCATGACGAAACAGGCGTGTGAAAACATTGCGGTTCAGGCTTTCGAGTACGCAAGAAAGTCCGGTCGAAGGTCGGTCACGGTGGTGGACAAGCCCAACGTGCTCCGGGAAACCGGCGGACTCATGATTCGAACGGCCAGGGAGGTGTCCAGAAGGTACCCGGCGATTGAGTTGGGGGAGACAAATATCGATGCGCAGTGCATGTGGCTCGTGAAGAATCCTGAAGACTATGAAGTGATCGTGGCTGAGAATATGTTTGGAGATATCCTTTCGGATCTCTGTGCTCAACTGGTGGGGGGGCTCGGCTTTGCTTGCTCCGCTAATATAGGAGATGATTACGCGGTGTTCGAACCCACCCATGGCTCCGCTCCCAAATATGCGGGCCAGTATAAAGTCAATCCCATGGCCATGCTTCTTTCGGTGAAAATGATGTTCGAATGGCTCGGAGAACGGGAGAAGGCCGTTGGCCTGGAACGTGCTGTGGCAGAGGTCATTGCAGAGGGGAAGGTGAGGACTTACGATATGGGAGGAAGCAGTACGAGTCTCGAGGTGGCGGAGGAAATAGCCAGGAAGTTAAAGGGATCATGA
- a CDS encoding citrate lyase subunit alpha, whose translation MTELLENAAGRLVPAEVNGIPQVPFKGVGKQRPEGRKASPFVRTCSDYPADGNKVVGSLKEALERCGLKDGMTISSHHHFRNGDLLMNRVFDVVSDMGAKNVRWFPSAAFPCHEPIVQHMKNGVVSWVEGSLNGPLGRFASGGGMNGTAVLRSHGGRWQAVQDGEVHIDVAVLAAPTADPFGNATGDRGPSACGLLGFGLVDSLYADKVIIVTDHLVSFPCVPWQIQGQNVDHVVVMEEIGDPAKIVSGTTRLTRSPDRLYIAELAARFVKAAGIMKNGFSFQAGAGGTALAFASYLKQFMKEAGVKAGFVRGGSTKYLVEMLEEGFADYILDGQTFDLDGVRSMRENPNHVNTSPFTSYNWHGKGNFASMVDVVVLGATEVDLNFNANVVTHSDGLLLHGIGGWQNCLFSSCTILPIPSFRNRIPIIVDRVTTLCGPGELIDVVVTERGIAINPVREDLIATTKNSGLPLRPMEEIKEEVDDLCGGPPQKPSVTEKVIGVTKWVDGTVLDAIYGVKS comes from the coding sequence ATGACCGAACTGCTGGAAAACGCTGCGGGTAGACTTGTCCCTGCCGAAGTGAACGGGATCCCTCAGGTGCCTTTCAAAGGTGTTGGAAAACAGAGGCCGGAGGGGAGAAAAGCGTCCCCCTTTGTCCGTACGTGTTCCGATTATCCAGCTGATGGAAACAAGGTGGTTGGGTCCCTAAAGGAAGCGCTGGAGAGATGCGGACTGAAAGACGGCATGACCATCTCTTCCCATCACCATTTCAGGAACGGTGATCTGCTCATGAACCGCGTATTTGATGTGGTCTCCGACATGGGTGCAAAGAATGTGCGGTGGTTTCCATCTGCTGCATTTCCATGTCATGAGCCTATCGTTCAGCACATGAAAAACGGTGTCGTGAGCTGGGTGGAGGGATCTCTCAACGGTCCGCTGGGACGTTTTGCGTCAGGGGGGGGGATGAACGGAACGGCCGTATTGAGAAGTCATGGTGGTCGCTGGCAGGCGGTTCAGGACGGTGAGGTTCACATTGATGTCGCCGTGCTGGCGGCGCCCACGGCGGACCCATTCGGAAATGCCACGGGCGACCGCGGTCCTTCCGCATGTGGACTCCTTGGGTTTGGTCTTGTCGATTCCTTATATGCCGATAAGGTGATCATTGTCACGGACCATCTCGTGTCATTTCCCTGTGTTCCGTGGCAGATTCAAGGTCAGAACGTCGATCACGTGGTGGTGATGGAAGAGATCGGCGATCCGGCAAAGATCGTTTCGGGCACCACCCGCCTCACCCGCTCTCCGGACCGGCTATACATTGCCGAACTGGCCGCCCGGTTCGTGAAAGCGGCGGGAATCATGAAAAATGGTTTCAGTTTTCAGGCTGGTGCCGGGGGTACCGCTCTCGCGTTTGCCAGCTATTTGAAGCAATTCATGAAAGAAGCCGGCGTGAAGGCTGGATTTGTCAGGGGCGGATCCACGAAATACCTGGTTGAAATGTTGGAAGAAGGCTTCGCGGATTATATTCTGGACGGACAGACATTCGATCTTGATGGGGTCCGGTCCATGCGGGAGAATCCGAATCATGTCAACACATCACCGTTCACGTCTTATAACTGGCACGGGAAAGGGAATTTCGCTTCCATGGTTGATGTGGTGGTGCTGGGAGCCACGGAGGTGGATCTGAATTTCAATGCGAACGTGGTCACCCATTCTGACGGATTGCTCCTGCATGGCATTGGCGGATGGCAGAACTGTCTATTCAGCAGCTGTACAATTCTACCCATACCGTCGTTCCGGAATCGGATCCCCATCATCGTTGACCGCGTCACGACGCTCTGTGGTCCTGGAGAACTCATCGATGTCGTTGTCACCGAACGGGGCATCGCCATCAATCCGGTTAGGGAGGATTTGATAGCGACAACGAAGAACTCCGGACTTCCCCTCCGTCCAATGGAGGAAATCAAAGAAGAGGTGGACGACCTCTGTGGAGGTCCGCCCCAGAAACCTTCTGTCACAGAGAAGGTGATCGGGGTGACAAAGTGGGTGGATGGAACCGTGCTGGACGCCATCTACGGGGTGAAAAGCTGA
- the lysF gene encoding homoaconitase codes for MSVPSNDRSRIQYPVSRNQNLVEKIVQRYASETSESDYVHRGDYVFIRPAHVMTHDNTGAVMGKFMKMGKEKMADPRQVVFALDHNVQDKSKENLEKYRRIEEFAKEMEVDFYPAGRGIGHQILCEEGYAWPGTMVVAADSHSNMYGGLGCLGTPVVRTDAAAIWASGTTWWQVPPVARVSLSGKLRPGVVGKDVIVTLCGVFNHDEMLNHAIEFSGEGISHLSLNDRLTIANMTTEWGALAGLFPVDDVTLSWLRSRTRFVEKRGPAGVPSDVDGKDIHSRLNDRRIEALERDVLEADPDAFYSVELTLDLSTVRPYVSGPDHVKVTESVTEIERKNIRIDKAYLVSCVNSRVEDLAEAAEVVRGRKVAASTEFYIAAASSEVQAESKRRGDWQVLVEAGAIPLPPGCGPCIGLGIGLLEPGEVGISATNRNFKGRMGSREAQAYLASPSVVTASAIAGKITAPKEFDRVDLRTSVTLREEEKNGGVRATLLPGFPKRMEGELVLCHQDNLNTDGIFPGKYTYIDDFTAEQQAQVVMENYDPEFANVISAGDILVGGFNFGTGSSREQAATALKYRGIQSVIAGSYSATYSRNALNNGFLLLVAPGLVRHLKDRFGDEKLTVRTGIRARIDFENSTMTADQKTYTFAPVGTTAQELVLAGGLEMWVGNR; via the coding sequence ATGTCAGTGCCAAGTAATGACCGATCCAGAATCCAGTATCCAGTATCCAGGAATCAGAATCTGGTCGAAAAAATCGTTCAGCGGTATGCCTCTGAGACCAGCGAGAGTGATTATGTTCACCGCGGGGATTACGTTTTCATCCGACCGGCCCATGTGATGACTCACGACAATACGGGTGCGGTGATGGGGAAGTTCATGAAAATGGGGAAGGAGAAAATGGCCGATCCCCGTCAGGTTGTTTTCGCCCTGGATCACAATGTTCAGGACAAGAGTAAAGAGAATCTTGAGAAGTACCGGAGGATTGAGGAATTCGCAAAGGAGATGGAGGTAGATTTCTACCCCGCCGGTCGGGGAATCGGTCATCAGATCCTCTGTGAGGAGGGATACGCTTGGCCTGGCACGATGGTGGTGGCGGCGGACAGTCATTCTAACATGTACGGTGGTCTCGGGTGTCTCGGGACCCCTGTGGTCCGTACCGACGCGGCGGCCATCTGGGCCTCGGGAACGACCTGGTGGCAGGTGCCGCCGGTTGCCAGGGTATCACTGTCCGGGAAGCTCCGGCCGGGAGTGGTGGGTAAAGATGTGATTGTCACTCTCTGTGGTGTCTTTAACCATGACGAAATGTTGAATCACGCGATTGAGTTTTCCGGAGAAGGCATCTCTCATCTGAGTCTCAACGACCGTTTGACCATAGCCAACATGACCACGGAGTGGGGAGCCCTTGCGGGATTATTTCCCGTGGATGATGTGACCCTCTCGTGGCTCCGTTCCCGTACCAGGTTTGTGGAAAAGCGGGGTCCCGCAGGCGTCCCGTCCGATGTCGACGGTAAAGATATTCACTCTCGCCTCAACGACAGGCGAATTGAGGCTCTGGAAAGGGATGTTCTAGAGGCCGATCCTGATGCCTTCTACTCAGTGGAACTCACTCTCGATCTTTCCACTGTTCGCCCCTACGTATCGGGACCTGACCATGTTAAGGTGACGGAGAGTGTAACGGAAATTGAAAGAAAGAATATCAGGATTGACAAGGCATATCTTGTATCCTGCGTGAACAGCAGGGTAGAAGATCTCGCCGAAGCGGCGGAGGTAGTCCGGGGGAGAAAAGTTGCAGCAAGCACCGAATTCTATATTGCGGCGGCATCGAGCGAAGTTCAGGCTGAAAGCAAAAGACGCGGTGACTGGCAGGTTTTGGTCGAGGCGGGTGCAATTCCCCTGCCGCCGGGATGCGGGCCGTGCATAGGTCTGGGAATTGGTCTTCTGGAACCAGGTGAGGTGGGGATTTCCGCGACCAATCGGAATTTCAAAGGTCGCATGGGATCCCGTGAGGCGCAGGCCTACCTGGCATCTCCTTCTGTCGTGACTGCCTCCGCCATTGCCGGCAAGATTACCGCTCCGAAAGAATTTGACCGCGTGGACCTTCGAACAAGTGTGACCCTTCGTGAGGAAGAAAAAAATGGTGGTGTTCGAGCAACTCTACTGCCTGGATTCCCCAAACGGATGGAGGGAGAATTGGTTTTATGCCATCAGGATAATCTCAATACCGATGGCATCTTTCCGGGCAAGTACACCTATATTGATGACTTCACAGCTGAGCAACAAGCCCAGGTGGTGATGGAGAACTACGATCCTGAATTTGCCAACGTTATCAGTGCGGGAGACATACTGGTGGGGGGATTCAATTTTGGAACCGGGAGTTCCAGGGAGCAGGCTGCTACGGCTCTGAAATACCGTGGCATACAATCGGTGATAGCGGGTTCATACAGTGCCACTTATAGCCGAAACGCCCTGAACAACGGGTTTCTTCTCCTGGTCGCTCCCGGGTTGGTGCGTCATCTGAAGGACCGATTTGGAGATGAAAAATTGACGGTTCGAACAGGGATTCGTGCTCGGATCGATTTTGAGAATTCAACCATGACAGCAGACCAGAAAACGTACACTTTTGCCCCTGTGGGAACCACCGCCCAGGAACTTGTTCTTGCGGGGGGATTGGAGATGTGGGTGGGCAACCGATGA
- a CDS encoding cation diffusion facilitator family transporter: MSALARWIVRQLFPQLSHISRETLAGIPSGRAKIGRVEGWFATIVNIVLFVVKLLLAVSIQSIALMADAFHTLADALSSLIIVVTFGVTEKPADVEHPYGHGRAEYIATLILSILIVVTGVEFIRSSTERVVSPAILHSSLLVIGIVLGTVVIKEMLARLCLRLAELTDSDTLKADAWHHRSDVFSSLAPIASILLANGGRAQWDGILGVGVGFFVIWIGYSVGRNAIDSLLGKPPGPELHETIQSEAQTMEGVIDIHSIVVHSYGIKRFVSLHMEVDENQSQRDSHKLASRLMRSLSQSLGAHVVVHVDPVTARGEKADLVKRGLKELVNLHPGVSSYHDLRLVHGRGRDLILVKLAVEARLSRDERKKIRSILSGTLRKRFPEFDNRIRLISPVHDY; this comes from the coding sequence ATGAGCGCTCTCGCCCGCTGGATCGTTCGCCAGCTGTTTCCACAGCTGTCCCACATTTCCAGAGAAACTCTGGCTGGGATTCCGTCGGGGAGAGCAAAGATTGGGAGGGTTGAGGGGTGGTTTGCCACTATCGTCAACATTGTTCTTTTTGTGGTTAAGCTACTGCTGGCGGTATCGATTCAGAGCATTGCCCTCATGGCCGACGCGTTTCACACCCTGGCAGACGCTTTAAGTTCCCTCATTATCGTTGTCACTTTCGGGGTGACAGAAAAGCCTGCGGACGTGGAACACCCTTACGGTCACGGCAGAGCCGAGTATATCGCCACACTGATTCTTTCCATTCTCATCGTGGTAACGGGCGTGGAATTCATCCGCTCCTCAACGGAACGGGTCGTTTCACCGGCTATTCTGCATTCTTCGCTCCTGGTAATCGGTATCGTGCTCGGGACAGTCGTGATTAAGGAAATGCTGGCCAGACTTTGCCTCCGTCTCGCCGAGCTCACGGACTCGGACACCCTCAAAGCCGATGCCTGGCATCACCGGTCAGACGTATTCTCGTCTCTCGCTCCCATCGCGTCAATTCTACTGGCCAATGGTGGTAGGGCACAGTGGGATGGGATCCTGGGAGTGGGTGTGGGTTTCTTTGTTATTTGGATAGGCTATTCCGTGGGCCGAAATGCCATCGATTCTTTGCTGGGAAAACCTCCGGGACCGGAACTTCATGAGACGATACAGTCTGAAGCTCAAACCATGGAAGGGGTCATCGATATTCACAGCATTGTGGTTCACAGTTACGGAATCAAGAGATTCGTATCCCTTCACATGGAGGTGGATGAAAACCAATCTCAAAGAGATTCACACAAACTGGCGAGCCGCCTCATGAGGAGTCTGAGTCAGTCGCTCGGGGCGCATGTCGTCGTTCATGTGGACCCAGTCACCGCAAGAGGCGAAAAGGCCGACCTTGTCAAGAGAGGTTTGAAAGAATTGGTGAATCTTCACCCGGGGGTTAGTTCCTATCACGATCTTCGTCTGGTTCACGGGAGAGGTCGGGACCTGATACTGGTGAAACTTGCGGTGGAAGCGCGCCTCTCCCGTGATGAGCGAAAGAAAATAAGAAGTATTCTCTCTGGAACTTTGAGGAAGAGGTTTCCGGAATTCGACAACCGGATCAGGCTCATTTCGCCTGTCCATGATTACTAA
- the thyX gene encoding FAD-dependent thymidylate synthase: MSDTQIPEGAIRCLDKGFLRLVDKMGGDDAIVQAARVSYGKGTRKVSQDRGLIRYLMRHRHSTPFEMVELKFHAKMPIFVARQWVRHRTANINEYSLRYSEARDEFYIPDEKIIQFQSKLSKQGRELSLVPRELKNKVISYFKEISERSFAIYSELNEAGIARELARGILPVNIYTEWYWKNDLHNIFHFLHLRTDDSAQYEIRVYAKAMESIVKEIAPLAYEAFMDYAVRGMQLSSPEQISLTKNLPPSVVEDTVEDVNYRIVATLQNSKPRPEDELYIVYQKQGGRDAREDFELKWASGEIETGNIRELREFKAKLVALEKNDPA; the protein is encoded by the coding sequence ATGAGTGATACACAAATACCGGAAGGGGCGATCCGGTGTCTTGATAAGGGGTTCCTCCGTCTGGTGGACAAGATGGGTGGCGACGATGCCATTGTCCAGGCCGCCCGTGTGAGCTATGGGAAAGGAACACGGAAGGTTTCCCAGGATAGAGGCCTTATCCGATATCTCATGCGCCACCGTCATTCCACCCCCTTTGAAATGGTTGAGCTTAAGTTCCATGCCAAGATGCCCATTTTCGTGGCCCGGCAGTGGGTACGGCACCGGACAGCCAACATCAATGAGTACAGCCTGCGATATTCGGAAGCCAGGGATGAATTCTACATCCCGGACGAAAAGATCATCCAGTTTCAAAGCAAGCTAAGTAAGCAGGGGCGGGAGCTATCCCTTGTTCCCCGTGAGTTGAAAAACAAGGTGATTTCCTATTTCAAGGAGATTTCAGAGAGAAGTTTCGCCATCTACTCGGAACTGAATGAGGCAGGAATAGCCAGGGAGCTGGCACGTGGAATCCTCCCTGTGAATATCTATACGGAGTGGTACTGGAAAAACGATCTTCACAATATCTTCCATTTTCTTCATCTCCGTACGGATGATTCAGCCCAGTACGAAATCCGCGTGTACGCTAAGGCTATGGAAAGCATTGTGAAAGAGATTGCCCCTCTGGCTTACGAAGCATTCATGGATTATGCTGTCCGGGGAATGCAATTGTCGAGTCCTGAGCAGATCAGTTTAACAAAGAACCTGCCACCGAGCGTTGTGGAGGATACTGTGGAGGATGTGAACTATCGGATCGTCGCCACCCTTCAGAATAGCAAGCCCCGGCCGGAGGATGAACTGTACATTGTTTATCAAAAGCAGGGGGGGAGGGACGCTCGTGAAGATTTTGAACTCAAGTGGGCCTCGGGAGAAATTGAAACGGGAAATATCCGGGAACTTCGCGAGTTCAAAGCCAAACTTGTTGCGCTCGAGAAAAATGACCCCGCGTGA
- the radC gene encoding DNA repair protein RadC codes for MTPRDSIAGHRQRLRDKFMKSGLDAFHDYEIVELLLTVGIPRRDCKQPAKDALKRFGSLRGVLEASPEELTEIRGLGPRNIFGLKLAQAIARRYLRERVEGHDFLRSSREVIDYLKVSLRDRSREIFSVIYLNGRNQVMASEELFEGTLTTSAVYPREVIEAALKHKAAALVFAHNHPSGNTEPSKEDLEITRRLKEAAATIDVSVHDHIIVSGNDYYSFSDHGLL; via the coding sequence ATGACCCCGCGTGACTCAATAGCAGGCCACCGTCAGAGACTGCGCGACAAATTCATGAAATCGGGATTGGACGCTTTTCACGACTATGAAATTGTCGAGCTTCTTCTCACCGTTGGAATACCCCGAAGGGATTGCAAGCAGCCCGCGAAAGACGCTCTGAAACGGTTCGGATCGTTGCGAGGGGTGCTTGAGGCTTCGCCGGAAGAACTCACTGAAATCAGGGGACTGGGGCCCAGAAATATTTTTGGGCTCAAGTTGGCTCAGGCCATCGCCCGGCGCTATCTCCGGGAGAGAGTAGAGGGGCACGATTTCCTTCGCTCCTCCCGGGAGGTGATCGACTATTTGAAGGTTAGTTTGAGAGACCGGAGTCGCGAGATCTTTTCAGTTATCTATCTCAACGGAAGAAATCAAGTAATGGCATCGGAGGAACTTTTCGAGGGTACCCTCACCACGTCTGCCGTCTATCCCAGGGAGGTAATTGAGGCGGCACTGAAACACAAAGCTGCTGCGCTCGTATTCGCCCACAATCACCCGTCAGGAAACACAGAGCCGTCAAAGGAGGATCTGGAAATCACTCGCAGGCTGAAGGAAGCAGCCGCAACCATAGATGTGAGCGTGCATGATCATATTATTGTCTCCGGCAACGACTATTACTCTTTTTCCGATCATGGTCTTCTCTGA
- a CDS encoding aldolase/citrate lyase family protein, giving the protein MAQTSTVGPKGDKIRSDLRVTYSTRRQPLSVEIKSKVLALYGDSLKKQAESVCRDLGVDSGKLVIEDFGAVPFVVGARIEGAIKGARPKISEESLPPMKDFCKGTTEPGRFRRSRLYLPGNQPKLMLNAGIHRPDAIILDLEDSISPPEKESTRFVVRNALRSVDFFEAERMVRINQGELGLKDLEYVVPHNVHLVLIPKVESAEQVENIEERISEICGACGREDPVYLMPLIETARGVMKALEIAEASLRNVALAIGLEDYSADIGTERTAEGRESFMARSIIVNAARAAGIQAIDSVYSDVSDMEGLRSFVEDSRSLGFDGVGCIHPRQIRVIHEVHRPSEEEIKKAKEIILAYDEAREKGFGVVSLGSKMIDPPVVKRALRTVGLAVSGGLLEKNWKGPGKS; this is encoded by the coding sequence ATGGCTCAAACTTCAACAGTTGGCCCAAAAGGGGACAAGATTCGATCGGACCTGAGAGTCACCTACTCGACAAGACGCCAGCCTCTTAGTGTCGAGATCAAGAGTAAGGTTCTTGCCCTCTACGGTGACTCTCTGAAAAAACAAGCCGAAAGCGTGTGCCGAGATCTTGGTGTCGATTCCGGTAAACTCGTGATCGAAGATTTCGGTGCGGTTCCTTTCGTCGTAGGAGCCCGAATTGAAGGGGCTATCAAAGGGGCCCGGCCGAAGATTTCGGAGGAGTCGCTTCCCCCCATGAAGGACTTCTGCAAAGGGACCACTGAGCCTGGTCGTTTTCGCCGGAGTCGCCTCTATCTCCCGGGTAATCAGCCGAAACTCATGCTCAATGCCGGGATTCATAGACCGGATGCCATCATACTGGATCTGGAAGACTCCATTTCGCCACCGGAAAAAGAGTCAACACGTTTCGTTGTGAGAAATGCCCTGAGATCCGTCGATTTCTTCGAGGCCGAACGGATGGTCCGAATTAACCAGGGGGAACTCGGATTGAAAGACCTCGAGTACGTGGTACCTCACAATGTTCATCTGGTTCTCATCCCGAAAGTGGAATCGGCTGAGCAGGTAGAAAATATCGAGGAACGAATCTCGGAAATCTGCGGAGCGTGCGGCCGTGAAGATCCGGTATATCTTATGCCCCTTATTGAAACTGCCCGTGGAGTGATGAAGGCGCTGGAGATCGCCGAGGCTTCATTAAGAAATGTGGCGCTGGCCATTGGATTGGAGGACTATTCTGCAGATATAGGAACTGAACGGACCGCTGAGGGGCGGGAATCGTTCATGGCGCGGAGTATCATCGTTAACGCAGCTCGGGCGGCAGGCATTCAGGCCATCGACTCTGTCTACAGTGATGTGAGTGACATGGAGGGACTCAGGTCCTTCGTGGAAGATTCCAGGTCCCTGGGTTTCGACGGAGTGGGGTGTATCCATCCCCGGCAGATTCGCGTGATTCATGAAGTGCACAGGCCCAGTGAGGAAGAGATTAAGAAGGCGAAAGAGATTATCCTGGCATACGATGAAGCCCGAGAAAAGGGGTTTGGCGTGGTTTCTCTCGGAAGCAAAATGATTGATCCACCTGTGGTGAAGCGAGCCCTCCGTACGGTGGGTCTCGCCGTTTCCGGGGGTTTGCTGGAAAAGAACTGGAAAGGACCTGGGAAATCATGA